Part of the Lycium ferocissimum isolate CSIRO_LF1 chromosome 6, AGI_CSIRO_Lferr_CH_V1, whole genome shotgun sequence genome, AAAATCCACCACTACGATTACTTGACTTAATCTGTAAGAAAATCTTGAGATCACCCAACCTTATTCTATCCTGATTTGGAAAATAAAGTCTCAACAATCTATTTGGTCTGCTAGACACAACATTAAAATCGCCAACACAAGAATCCAAACCAATAATAAGACGGAAAGACTCGGAATCAAATACACACACGCGATCAAATATCTTAAACTTTAACGCACTATCATTACTAGATGAAAGTTGGGATAAGATCAAGCAATGGAAAATATTATCACTCAGGTGGACGTCAACCAAATCCATAAACTGTCCAAAAACACTCTTTTTCAACTAGTCCAATTAAGAGACACTCAAAAAGGGCAAAATCAAACTCCGAAAATGAAAATCACCACTCCACATCCCACCTCCTTCAACCTAGTGTTCAAACTTAACCAAGGGATGTTCCtcctataaaagaaaaattaatgtCAACAGAAACCAAGAATTTACATAAGAATAAACCAAaaatgagaatgaaaaaaattaacataTACCATAATACAAAATCAGCCCCTAGACTGGTACACAAATACCTGCATaatagaagaaagaacaaaacacgtaagattgcataaaaaaccaacattattaacaaaataacaccaaaaacacacaagattgcataaaaaccaaaattattaacaagacaACACCAAAAAACCAagacacacataaattaacttaattcatgaagttatgccgGAACAGGCATAACTTCAGTTTCAAAAACCAAGAACtctgccggacccggcatatgTTGCCTCAGACAAACACAGTCTTCATGAAAACACAAGTTACTAAACAAAAGACAACACCAAAATCTTAAACTAATGTTCACAGGCAAAAATAAACATATTCAACACACTGAAAACCaaaaaacatacaaaataacttcattcatacaaaaaattaccaccaaacttcaaaaaatgcctaattttttttcctataatCAGGAAAACATATAAACTTTCATAAAAACCAACattattaaccaaaaaaaaccaaaaaatcaaaacacaTACAAACTAACTTAAATCACGAAATTATGCCGGAATAGGCATAAATTCagtttcaaaaaacaaaaatttttcGTGAACAGGCATCCTCAcacaaacacattcttcacaaaaaccagattattaaacaaaaataatacttcacaggcaaaacttcaaagattcaacaaagagaaaaccaaaacgcatatcaaaatcaactaaaacatattacgacattcataatacgacaTTCAAAAAACCAAGATATAACATGGGGAGCgaaactaaagttcaaaaaatcatacAGACACTTTAACAAAACAcattagaaaataattttaaataaaaaaggatcaattaaatataaaaaacgacgaagacaaagatatcaatTCAATAAACAActatttaacataaaaacaaatattgaaacgagcaaaagatccaaattcgtaCCTAAATTTTAGAACAGATAAGACAGACACAAACAGAGGAGGaacgaagaagcaaaaaaagaaaagaaaagggcaaaaaacgaaatagaaagggttttaatggggtaagggtaatttcgtcaaaaaactttcattaaacagGCGGcaggagcaaaaattaaagaatgcataaatgaggggcaaaatataaagaccagcccaaaagaagggcactccgcgcaaaaaaaagattTACAACCATACAAaaatctaaggcttgttttggaccacacatttcaaaaggcTTGTTTtgaaccacacatttcaaaattcttcctttatttcttaaactttatgttAAGTGAAActaagataatctttttgggatggaAGGAGTAGTATTTTATAAGGATAATCCTAGCTAGCTAGTTGCACCTTCTTCATAAAGTTACACCACTTCCTTTCCATTGTCCAAAGTAAATAATTACATTGTCCAACTATAAATACTCCCACTAACTAAATGCTTCCCATCACCAAAACAAACTAAACCATCTCTCAAGAAAGCAAAACACCTCCATCAAAGGACGATCCTATTTTTTTCATGGAGAACACTCAACAATATTTCTCATCTATTAATTGTgaaatacagatcataagagcaaGAAACATAGAGCAAAGTTCTTTAGGAAAAAGCAACTTGTTTGTTAGATGCTATCTTCCAACAGGAAATAACCATAGAGTTAAGCTAAACAGCCAAGAAATCTCATCAAAATCAGACCTATTTTGGGATGAAACTTTCTCATTGGATTGCATGGGAAATCAAGACTCCATTAATATGATGAAGCAAGGTACAGTACACTTCGAGCTCCGGTCAAGAAAATATATTCCACTTCTTGGGAAAAATATTGTTGGATCACAACTGCTGGGCAAAGCTGAAATTCCATGGAAAAGAGTATTTGAGTCAACAGAAATGGAGTTAGAGGAGTGGGCAATATTCATAGCTACTTCTAAGAACAATGAAGATGTGAAACCTCCAGCAGTGAAGATAGCAATGAAACTTAAAGTAAATGAGGCAATTAAAGTCGAGAAAAATGATAAATTGAGAAGATCATGGGATGAGTCATGTTCTTGCAAGGGTTATTGTGGGTGCAACAGTGGTAGTATTTTCAGTGCTGATGATTATGACATATTTGCATTTGGAGCTGCTTTAGATGCCCTTTAGTTTAATGCCAAATATGGGTAAAGCACTAAGGAGCTCTTCTGGATTAGATTAATTTTTTAGTGATAGGCAAAATTCTCTAGTGAATATTTCATTACATTTTGAAGCTTTGAGAAATCACATGGCTTTGATAGAACATATAGtttatgatttcttttttaaaatatcagCAAAACAATGAAATGATAGTAACATTTATATACCATATATGATTTATTACAGTTACATGAATCAATATCAAACACAAATgacaatgttttttttttttacaagtcaTCACCATAAGATTGTGAGCCTAAGGTGTGGGATTTGTCTTTGACCCCTACCATGTGATATTAAGTAAAAACATTTCCAAAGCATGCAAAAATGTTTTATGCATATTATCAAGAATCGACGtcattctatttattttttcaagaagTCGAACCAAAAACTTCAAGGAGTAGTGTGACATAAATTTGATAGACGAAAATATCCTACGTCTCTTTTAGACCTCAAGTGGATGAAACTTTGTGAGTCCAATAATGAGCTGATGTTAGTTCTCTTCAAAAAGGAAGAAGTCAAAAGCGTAAAGTATAGGAATTCATGTGTATAAGACACTAAAGAAACTATTAAAACTAGCCAAGTGCCTCTAACGACATGATGTACACATTCATAGCTACTAAACAAGTAAAAACTAAAGTAGCCAAAAGCCTCCGACAACATATAAACGAGACCACTCACcagaaaaatatttattcatATTAATTCGATATTTacataaaattacatgaatTTATAATGATAAAGTAACAAATTAAGTAAGCATACATGTTATATATTCACCAATCACCATACTTAAGTGATAAAAgtgtaatatagacaacacataacTTTTCTTTTAATCTGCATCATTTTCACCCATCTCACGATGGACTATAGTATAATAATTTCAAGTGACTTCCCTCCACTGATAGATGTTTGTGGGTTCCAAcattaatatattatatatcgtTAGGTGATAAATTGAgataagaatatatattaattaataattaagtGATAAAATTTAGTGTTCAAGGAAAGTACTGTGCATTTGTTAGTTTGCTGCATATGACTGCAAGTTTTTTTCCTCTAGAACTATTGACTCGCGAGGTTTAGTTTGGTAAAAATTTAATGGGATGGTCAGTTTAATTTTCACCCCATTATTTAAGTTATAtctaattttgttttcaaaaatattaacttGTAATCAATGTTGTCAAAGCCTACTTGACCGCTGCTGCTTGAAACCTTCTTCTTTACCTTCTTTTTTACCAAGAATATGTCCCTAAATACGTTAATATATTACATAGTTCAAATTCAATTTCACGTTAGACATTATGATTTTTCAAATTGCTTTGGGCATATAAAAGTGTATGTAAGGACTTGTTCGAAAATAATCCAAAAATTTCCATATAGGAATTTCTGAtagaaataattaaatcaattaGGGGTAAATTAAAGCATATATGCAACATAACACTTcattttgacaaaaaatattGTAAAGCTTGTTCTTCCTCCCCAACCATTGGTTATAATTTAGTCCTTTAACGAGGAAAAGAGCACTTGACGCAATAAAGAAGGAAGAGGACAACTCATTATCAAATGCAACAATGAAAGTATTATTTTACCAGTTTTGTTGAATTTGGTTCGTCTTTGATTAGGTAGAACGTCCAAAGAAGCAGCATTCCAAGCAGTCAACATAATGTAAAATGTGTCTAAGAGTGGAAAGAATTTATCTAAAGTCAAGCTTGGTAGTTCAAACTTCAGAAATTTCAGTCTGAAGTTTGGGACTACCAAACTAAAGTTCAAAGAAAGTATCTAAACATAAATTTATAAAACGTGAATCTTTGCAATTTCAATCACGtatatttgaagttgaattcaAAATGACTAAACTTACAACAATTTACAAACTTCACGTATGCTGTACATAGGGATCCAAAATCGACTATCTATGGATtcaactcccccccccccccccccgggcgCCAAAACCCCACCAAGTTTTGTCAGCACAAAACTAAAGCATGGAAGAGATATGGATGCTTCTGTCAATGGTCCACCGGACCGCTGTTAAAGAAAGTGAAATCTGGGCCATCCCTCCCACATCTTTGGGTAGGCGGGCCACAGATGGGCTGTTCCAATGTTCCAATCGTTCAGCATGAATGGGCCTTAAATATCTTAATTAAGCTCAACAGTTGGATGACCTCATAAATCAAGAAGAAAGAATTTTGCTTCTAAAAAAAATCTTCGCGAaactttctattttcttttttcagctAAATTCTTCTTAACTTAGTATATAAGAAATTGGTGGGAGTATAAAAAggtataatcttttttttttttttggtcaaccTGAAATACAAAAGGTATAATCTACTTCCAGCTAGAATAACAAGGTATAATCTACTTCCAActagaataacaacaacaacccagtgtgaTCTCACAAGTGAGGTCAAGGGAGGATAGAGTGTATACATACATTACCTCTACCTTGAGAAGGTAGAAAGGCTGATACTGAAAGACCCTAGGCTTAAAGAAAGGTGAAAAAGGAACGCGTAAGTAGTAGCAACAGGcataaacaacatcaagatAATAGTctaaaaaaacaaagaataaaACAAACAAGGCTAAAGAAACTAGTAATGGGAATCTAAGAATGCTAAAATACAAGAATAGCTAGTATACCGGGAAAGAACGCCCGACTACCTACTATTCTTTTACCGTAATTCTAGACCTCCACACCCTCCTATCAAGAGTCATGTCCTCGATGAGCTAAAGATGTCATGTCCTGCATAATCACTTCCCTCCAATACTTCTTAGGCCTGCCTCTAACCCTTCTCAAGCCTGCTACGACCAACTTCTCACACCTACGCGGGACATCTGCacatctcctcttcacatgttcGAACCATCTTAACCTCAGTTCCCGCATCTTATCCTCCACGGGGGCGACTCCCACATGGACCCAAACATCTATATTCCTAATCTTATCTTTCTTGGTATGCTCACATGTCCATCTTAGCATCCTTATATCTGCTACTCTCATCTTCTGGACATGGGAGTCCCTGACATGGTCAGTCTAACCACCACTCTTTAAACTTTTCTTTAAGTTTCGGTGGTACATTCTTGTCACATAGAACACCGGAtgcaagcctccatttcatccaacCTGTCCCAACACGATGTGTGACATCCTCATCAATCTCCACAGTACCGTCGATCTCTGACCCCAGGCATTTGAAACTTCCTTTCCCGAGGATGATCTGTATGTCAAGCATCACTTCCACATCTGCTACATGGGTCATGTCATAGAAattgcactccaagtactcaaTTTTGATCCTCCTTAGCTTGAAGCATTTGGACTCCATGTTCTGTCACCAAACGTCCAGCTTCGCGTTAACGTTGTCTCGGTCTTGTTAATCAAACTATGTCATCtgcaaataacatacaccacTTTAAACCAGAATAAaactttataaattttaaaaatcaccCATTTGGTTGATAATATTAACAAACTCACATTTGTTAGTTTTACTtgtttcaattttcttttaccCCCTTATGGATGCTATAAAAGATCTATTTCGCGATAACAATTAGTTGAAAGTATATTTTAAGATCTATGCAGACgatattaattagttaatagtATGTATAAAGCATTTACGCATAGGCCGAGCAAAAATCTGAAGCTTATGTTTAGTTCTTCTAAGTCACTggattctaaattaataatttactTAATTTACAAAGTTTTAACCAAAATTACTTTATTTTGCCAAACTCATAACCAACACACTGGCTCCGCCTCAGTTAGTACATTTATTTCAGGTCCCATTCTTTCTAGGAGTATCTTAGCACTACAAAAACTTGTATTTCAAtagcaaatatagaaaaaaaaaattaatatttttatctttgtttttgttttgcataatagtaatataaaatgaatttaatgaaGCAGTATGATAAATAAAGATATATACAATCACCCCAACTAGTTGGGAGTGGTTGGCGTAATTAACATTACTTTCAATCATCTTTGGTAGATTAGTTGAATAAAAGCAAACAACCAACAAGtgttcaaaccttcaaaatAGTGAACCGACATGATTATTAAGCATAGGGCATGGACAATGAATCCAAAGCCTTTTGTCTCTCATGACAAAGCTGCAAGTTAGCAATCACTACTACTTATTTGCCTACACATTAATAATTTGATCCCCAATTTCCATTGATTCTTGAATTGACCCAAACCATAATTTGGAAGGATAAAGTTGTGGGCCAAACCTTAACAGAACTATCAACATCTTTAATTGTTTCCATTCAAGAGACAAAAAACAGATGCAACTACTTAACACTTAAATTAAGTGCCATCCTTGAGACTTTATATATGTGGCCATGTGGGATAAGTTTTGCATGTACAGCCGACCTCTATATACACGCCGCATATAACAACACCTCTCCGTAGCATCCAACTTTTTCCTaatcgattttttatgttatattttacttctctattacaacattttacctataacaacatCCAACTTTATAACAagacgctctttgtaaaattacccccatatactaactatcttctttttttgataatataataattaatcatctttaaaaaatagaatatctatgattaccaatagtaagtgtagagattttgacaaaatttttgatcatttaatacactattacaacaaaaaattatatatatatatatatatatatatatatatatatatatatatatatatatatatatatatatatatattcatcattaaatgattttccttcgttatacaaagtgtgattaagcttagaatttagcaattaaaaatgaaaattagattttatacattttttttttactgtaagagctaaatattatttaaatgacaATGCtattataggtgtataacaatcATTCTCATAACAATTACCGAAAATTTTGGACCCaacaatgttgttatagagagatttGGTTGTATATGAGATATGGCACTTCGTTGTTGCATTTAAGTGTGAAATGTGGAGGGGGTTCCTCGATGTGCTCACTTAAATGCTCAGGAGGTTCCCCattgagcttttttttttctttttcaaattgttattatgactatatatataacatatcaaataaaaatgtcatttttaaaaatatttaaataaagttTCTCATCGGTCAATGAAGACAGCATATCAGCCCAATTTTTACGTAGGTTAAATTGGACAGGTCAAGATGggttaaattaataatataaattggTCATATCCCGTTCAAATCTGAGCGAGTTGAGCAGGTCATGATTttatgagctaattttattacTCCTAAAACATGCCACACTTCGATTACTATTAGTCTCGTCCTCCTTTCTAGTTGTACGTACAAACAGAGGTGTCAAATTTACggatcgaattaaaattgaattggtTGAAACTAAGCTGAAATAGCAAAAGATTGGATCATACCATGCTCAAAGTTCACTTGAATCGAATAAGTTTGGTACGTGTGGACAACACAATCAGGCATTACTTAACTTACGTAGCTCTAGCCTTTTCTCAATTTGTTCATTGGATATTAGATAATTTCTTCACTTATCCAACCAAAGTAAGAAAACATATagctctttgttttctttaagAAAACCTTTTTTTCTACGTTTTGACAAGTTATGCAACACAAATTGACTCAAACTTTATATGACTTTACATACTGTGCAACAAATATCTTCATGtgctaaatttgaaatatcctCATATACAAGTTGTTATGAATTACATGAAAAAATTCTTCCTCTTTTTCTCATTAAgaatttccttcttttcctgTATTGCAAACTGTAAGTATCAAAGGCGCTGTTGAGGTTCACACCCAAGATTTTCAAAGCAAATTCAATGTCAAATAGttgagaagaataagaatataATAAGGCACAATTTTCCTTACTTATTTCTCACCACAATGGCAAAGAAAACTTGTTATGCTTTTGgcaaactttcaaaatcttacTTATTTCAAAAAGTGTCTTTCAAAAGtatacttttgagaaaaagcAGTATGTGTTTCGCTAATCGATTTGAGAAGCACTTTTGTAATGTTAAAGCAACAATTTATGTTTGGTCAAGGTTCTAATAGTGTGTTTGAAgaaaggtttttttttaattttaaaaaataaataaattttgctATTAGTTAATGAcatttagtaatttttttctaaaagatTGGTCAaacaccttatatatataaaataatttatttattttgcttttttagaaacttattaataaatatttttgctttttcagaagcttggccaaatcgAAATAAGGTTGGCTTCCAATCCGAGCGGTTATTCACCTTTTACCACTTGAATTGCAATGATGATGCAcaaccaaaaaaattgaaattcgATTCCCCTGTGATCTGTTTAGTGTTCTAATGGACATCATGATTATCTGGTACCatatttagcttaaaaaaattattttctcaaattcagAAAGAAGTAATCATAAACTCTTCAAAATTCCTATGCTAATCCCTTTCGATTAAATTGGTAGCAAGCTGTCTCAACACGATCGAACTGAGGTATTCTAGTAGTTTGATATTAGGCATTTTACTTCTCAAAGTTAATTTTACTCCTGTATTACAGCCTTTAAGACACTCTCAAGTTTGAGCAACCTGGAATCAAACCCATACTAAATATGgattaaatttgaaattgaagACACACCGATTCAAGtcaacattttgaaaaaaaaaaagagagagagaaaaggctcaaatatctTTATCAAACTAttggaaatgactcatttatgtcattcGTCCATAGTTTGAcccatttatgccatcgaactatggGAAATGACTCATCTATGTCACTCATCAAtaagtttgactcatttatatcatcgcccgttaccaaaatgactcatccatgccatttttcattaacgccggtttTACGATACtggatatgacacgtggcctccaactagattatggttgtgggtgggtaggGTGTATGGGTCGATTTTTTAtcaatttgggatttaaaattgggatggtttaattaaacgacgtagacctctaattagaggccacgtgtcatagttggtattataaaaccgacgttaatgaaaaatggcatggatgagtaaTTTTGGTAACaggcgatgacataaatgagccaaactattgatgagtggcataaatgagccatttctaatagttcgatggcataaatgagcaaaactattgatgagtgacataaatgagccattttcgatagttcgatgacatatttgaaCCTTTATCTCAATTTGAATTAAGAAAATTAGCTCATTGTACAAGCAGAAAAACAACTCATTATATCAGGCGTATATTGAAGAACCGAACTAAAttcaaaaaaatcgaattaaAAATTCGGTTCAGTATTCGATATGCGCCAATGAAGAACGGAATCAAAATTCTGATGAACCGAACTGAAGAACTGAACGTCCATCCCTGAGTTTAAAATTAATCATTAGTTATTACCTTAAGAATGCAGATTGTTCAATTTGAGGAGCATTTTCACTGTATCCCTTAActtctcaaaaaataaaattggattTAACAATACAATAACGCATTTGTATTTAATGTTACGTATTCTTAAGTCTCAAATATAGCCCTTTACGTAGGGAAAGAGCTAGGTTAACGAGAGTTAAATCCCCAAAAATACACTGATCAATGAAGTATAAATAATtctctttattatatttaaactCTAAATTTCCTTGacataaaggaaaatttagtaaatagtaaaagaattcaaatatttttttcttcaaaaagtggtttcaaatattattttggatCATAGGTTGGTCAAAGagtcaaatgaaaaaaatgttACTCCCTTCAATTCCTTTTAAGTGTCTTTGTGGGATGTGACATAACTCGTTGCCTCGCTAGACATAATAAAAGCATGTTAATAGGCTTAGACCCATCATAAAAATAATTGACTCATCAAATTGTGAATAATGTAACGATGTAGCGGAGTCATCACATATTATTAGGACGTCCTATATCTAAACAAAAAAGGGATAGGTACATCTCACCAAATGAGATTGATGCCGCAAATGCTAAGCCTATGCTtgaatattgatgatattattaGTAATGTGAGTCAATTTCTCAAATGGTCACTCAAATTAAGCAAGTAATAAAGTCATATATCCTTTTTTCGTTCCTCGTATGGTCATTCAAGTTTATACATTTGTCTTACAAAATAATAATGACTAGAAGTCACTTTAATGGAAGGAAACGTTTTACTAGGATTCCCTAAGAACACTATATTCTATGGAGAAGTCCCTAGGGCTAAATTTTTTGCTTGAGAATTCCTAGCCGACCTATAAATACGCATAGGACTCCATCAGTCCGGTATCCCTTTTGTGATAGGCATAGGCTAGAATACTCTAGGGTTGGTACCATTCTTTTAAGGGTTGCAAGTCGGTGTTAGATTAAAGGCGATTTTCCATGACACTTGAACAACTAAGACTGAAGGTACATTCATGTTTAGTTTTCCACTGTGTTGTTCGTACGTGtatgtgtgtcacgacccaaacggAGGGCCaagacgggcacccggagctaacctacccaGCACCACAGACATACATGCATTACTTAACCATACCCGAGTATGGGCCATGATGCTAACTAATAGATATCCTAAACCGAAAGGGatacaagcccaaaagatatatacatcATCAAACTGATCCCaagtatacaagccgacaaggctatcaaaatataatgATACAACAAAATATGGACTGAGAAGGTCATAGGACATCTAACTGTGCaggtctgtctacgagcctctacttgagttcataacataataaggacgggacaggaccccgccatacccgtatgtacacaaaagaatcataccaaacTAAACTGCAACCTCGatacaagtggagtgctccaataCAAGCGCTGAGAAGCGTCCCTATGGTTTGAATCGTCTCCGTCCACTGTGCATTAACGCAAAGGTCCACAAAtcaaaggacgtcagtacgaataatgtaccgagtatgtaaggcattaaGAACAAATTAATAAAGACATAAAAGTAATCTGAGATAAAGAGGAACAACCTGTACAtttgagtgcctcttaaggaggatgtcatgcatgcttccCTTTTCTacaaaaacattttcatacatgtatatatatatatatatatatatatatatatatatatatatatatatatatatatatatatatatatgtaccataATACCGTAACCGGCCataataggctcggtgttatccgtacccgatCGTAATAGGCTCGGTATTATCCGTAACCAACTATAGTGGTGTGCAGAACAGGTTccatacccggccgactataccGCAGCTCGGTGTCTgaaaatagctatatatatatatatatataaagcatgcacgaGAGTCAAATAAGCGTTAtgactctatcggggtgacgaaAGGTTGTtatacctccgattaccattatgaAACCATCACCGTCgatatatctcaccttgaagggatcaATAAGCATAAGATAAGATCAACAACCATCAAGAAGACCAATAATCATGAAAcgagatcaataatcataagacaaaagtcaacaatatcataagaggATCAAAAACATAAGCTCCTAACatttctaagaatggaatcattatggatatcattcgtATAAGTTCGTACAATAagttcatgccataagaaagaaagggacaaccttaacacACCTTGTCGTttacttaaccactcaacgATTATCTCCCCGAGCttacaattctacattcaagatgattcatactaaAGTTAAGTCCTTGAAACGtttataaggtcaaactaaactAATAAGTGAGCCaatgaaatttgggcagcatttctcccaTATCGTCTACTTCCTCcaacttcaaaacaactcctaaacatcaataacaacatcaacaataccatagccaaatattacattcaaattagactcaaatcaatccaaaactctCTTTCCAAATCATTCtatagccatcaacttcaacttaatacTTTATAAATTCCTCTACCATGATTCTCTTCACTTTTAGGACTCAGTAAACCTCCAAACCAACTCAAAAGTAATGGagtgaagaacataccttatacttgaagaactttagccacacacAACTTGCTCCAAGACCaattcaccacaacttcaactagtagcaagaacaatcaccttccatgaactagcttagggttttaatgtttgatcttctcttgaaataGTTTTGGAATGTTTATGGATGATTAGGGATGGTTGGGAGAGCTTGGAGAGGTACTAGAGATCTTATTTAGGTGAAAAATGAGCCCCAAGTTATGGCCctttaatttataataaaaggaaaaaattccACTTCCTCAATTTCATGGGCCGTGAAATTGTTCCAGTGGCTCCACCCGCTACCTCCAATTCACTGTGGTCAACCACCACTTTCACGATCCATGGAAGTGACCGTGAAAATGCCTTGGTCCAATTTTCTGGCGAAATGTATTCTTTCCAATTTGTTTGACGTTCAACCTTCATACTCTTTTTCAAACATGTTTAAGAACTTATATAACTCCGAAATACACCCGTATTCCTCATACACAACTTCCCAAATGACTCCCAATACGAGCCTACGACAACCGACTTAAGACGAACAAAAGGCtaagtgtaacattcttccccccttaagaataTTCACCCTCAAATGTTAAACCCTGGGGGTCttttaaaaatttcggcagagtttcccctgtaactgtACCGCTACCAACCTAtcacaataacccaaaatatacaatgccactTAAGGCCACAACAAGCAATAACAATAATGGCCTCGCACGACCTGTAATCATA contains:
- the LOC132061201 gene encoding uncharacterized protein LOC132061201 encodes the protein MENTQQYFSSINCEIQIIRARNIEQSSLGKSNLFVRCYLPTGNNHRVKLNSQEISSKSDLFWDETFSLDCMGNQDSINMMKQGTVHFELRSRKYIPLLGKNIVGSQLLGKAEIPWKRVFESTEMELEEWAIFIATSKNNEDVKPPAVKIAMKLKVNEAIKVEKNDKLRRSWDESCSCKGYCGCNSGSIFSADDYDIFAFGAALDAL